A section of the Cololabis saira isolate AMF1-May2022 chromosome 6, fColSai1.1, whole genome shotgun sequence genome encodes:
- the LOC133445989 gene encoding uncharacterized protein LOC133445989 isoform X2, with translation MEMRLSLPDGSKLRREAAQESQVVEVMGGFPLDAFMIPDDPEERDVWSMEMGDDSVFYSDDEETIRPSDFGASKCRHLVNSVAECGINQKHDDDAGDGVIHTERREMEMTRKVSWTEEEFQKLGTAKAERTYVSDPGDAAAGFLRACEQLLQPKCTTPSVQTQYEPNKPAGKVNRRIQEEVKVETQTSNPNLFDVFNEEGCTRLNREADIPEQLSAEFKKSRDGQLQVLETKRSFQVHAELPENPRRSALPPLKKSACSAFNHLTSSGYSTVSYRRIRRGNTQQKIEDFEFMLMKQ, from the exons ATGGAGATGCGCTTATCCCTTCCAGATGGGTCAAAACTCAGACGAGAAGCAGCACAGGAATCCCAGGTAGTGGAGGTCATGGGTGGATTCCCTCTGGATGCCTTTATGATTCCAGACGACCCCGAGGAAAGAGATGTGTGGTCCATGGAGATGGGAGACGACTCCGTCTTCTACAGCGACGACGAGGAAACTATCAGACCATCCGATTTTGGCGCCAGCAAGTGCAGACATCTTGTAAACAGTGTGGCAGAGTGTGGAATCAACCAAAAGCATGATGATGATGCAGGAGACGGCGTTATTCACACAGAAAGAAGAGAGATGGAAATGACCCGGAAGGTCAGTTGGACTGAAGAGGAATTTCAAAAGCTTGGAACAGCAAAAGCTGAAAGAACGTACGTGTCTGACCCTGGAGATGCAGCTGCTGGGTTTCTGAGAGCTTGTGAGCAACTTCTACAACCAAAGTGCACCACACCAAGCGTGCAAACACAATATGAGCCCAATAAACCGGCAGGAAAAG TGAATCGACGCATTCAGGAGGAGGTGAAGGTAGAAACACAGACATCAAACCCTAACCTGTTTGATGTGTTTAATGAGGAGGGTTGCACACGGCTGAACAGGGAAGCAGACATCCCTGAACAGCTGTCTGCTGAATTCAAGAAATCAAGAGACGGGCAGCTCCAAGTGCTGGAAACCAAGCGCAGCTTTCAAGTCCATGCCGAGCTCCCTGAAAACCCAAGACGGTCTGCTCTGCCTCCCCTGAAGAAGTCGGCATGCAGCGCCTTCAACCACCTCACCTCCTCCGGATACAGCACCGTGTCCTACCGCAGGATCCGCAGGGGCAACACTCAGCAGAAGATAGAAGACTTCGAATTCATGCTCATGAAACAGTAA
- the cytip gene encoding cytohesin-interacting protein — protein MQSTMNVNGVPRQGSQNNDFVDNNSLKKKSLWYRRSLRGSADRARPHSGSLPRVCKPKHTRTNSLVDYADPQRTTIVLEKQDNETFGFEIQTYGMRLNNSSALEMCTLVCKVKEDSVAESAGLTAGDVIVTINGVSSEGLSHQHILDLIRESTNSLQLQTVCGNIVKQIELKKRLNVLEQSLREKWLELRELTLQEKRLMRGHLDDSSLHLLMDSSAALSSPVGYRGRRFSSDSSCRSAMTDDSDQASVFGDPSSFSPCSAVSAASDDGCFFSKDFSSQNSFKRVSSSSGYRHQPLSRSSSSSLASGSSSPSPSWEETRISSLFGTLPRKGRRSSVRKHIFKLIPGLQRSVEEEEMGTTT, from the exons ATGCAGTCCACCATGAATGTTAATGGAGTCCCACGCCAGGGCAGCCAGAACAATGACTTTGTGGATAATAACTCCCTAAAGAAGAAGTCCCTGTGGTACCGGCGCTCCCTGCGGGGCAGCGCTGACCGGGCACGGCCCCACAGCGGCTCCCTGCCCAGAGTCTGCAAG cCCAAGCACACCCGCACCAACTCGCTGGTTGATTACGCAGACCCACAAAG GACAACTATTGTAttagaaaaacaagacaatgaAACATTTGGTTTTGAAATTCAG ACTTATGGCATGCGGCTGAACAACAGCTCTGCGCTGGAGATGTGCACGTTAGTGTGCAAGGTGAAGGAGGACAGCGTGGCTGAGAGCGCAGGGCTGACCGCAG GTGATGTGATAGTCACCATCAACGGTGTCAGCAGTGAAGGACTGTCACATCAGCACATACTTGATCTAATAAGAGAATCGACCAACAGTCTACA GCTGCAGACTGTGTGTGGGAATATCGTGAAGCAGATAGAGCTGAAGAAGAGACTGAACGTGCTCGAG CAATCGCTACGTGAGAAGTGGCTCGAGCTTCGGGAGCTTACTTTACAGGAAAAACGTCTAATGCGAG GTCATTTGGACGACAGCAGTCTGCACCTGCTGATGGACTCCTCGGCCGCTCTGAGCTCCCCCGTCGGCTACCGCGGCCGCCGTTTCTCCAGcgacagcagctgcaggagtgCGATGACGGATGACAGCGACCAGGCCAGCGTGTTCGGGgatcccagctccttcagccccTGCAGCGCAGTCAGCGCCGCCTCGGACGACGGCTGCTTCTTCTCCAAAGACTTCTCGTCGCAGAACAGCTTCAAGAGGGTTTCGTCGAGCTCCGGCTACCGCCACCAGCCCCTCAgccgctccagcagctccagcttggCCAGCGGCAGCAGCTCTCCGTCTCCCTCCTGGGAGGAAACCAGGATCTCCTCGTTGTTCGGGACTCTGCCCCGGAAAGGCAGGAGATCCAGCGTGCGCAAACACATCTTCAAGTTGATTCCTGGACTCCAGCGATCGGTGGAAGAGGAAGAAATGGGGACAACCACTTGA
- the LOC133445988 gene encoding polypeptide N-acetylgalactosaminyltransferase 5: MMKIRRYLRGSGRVLAFVFVASVIWLLFDMAALRLSINDANSQLLKERLLKERDLVRQQSRVTQLVRRGFKHPVQRQEQLINTDQRNQRQGQLINTDQRNQRQGSLINADQGTGDHVLRNHSDGAALSKSKGITSQQHAPAKKKAVNLYVNITKATQVPQDHTIKASLKKELIKTMPIKLNSLNNTESKAKEEIKDGKKVSQLQAVDARPVKTITQGINKGEKIKTEVKPAKTNPPSILIVQKESLKSKIKAGDDSLDNFTAVRKSGVHKVLSMDATVSPRNANAVGQFGQPGILASSEDAEVRRRWDEGHFNVYLSDQIPVDRAVPDTRPETCAQSLVHDNLPSTSVIFCFVDEVWSTLLRSVHSVLNRSPPHLLKEIILVDDFSTKDYLKEQLDRYMAQFPKVRIVRLKERQGLIRARLAGAAVAKGEVLTFLDSHVECNVGWLEPLLERVYMDRKKVPCPVIEVISDKDMSYMLVDNFQRGVFKWPLVFGWSALPDEYIKKNNMTISDPIRCPVMAGGLFSIDKKYFFELGAYDPGLDVWGGENMEISFKIWMCGGEIEIIPCSRVGHIFRGQNPYKFPKDRQKTVERNLARVAEVWLDEYKDLFYGHGYHHLLDKKVINIGNLTEQMELRKRLKCKSFKWYLDNVYPDMEAPLVKAEGLVFSRGLRKCLALQKGSLSFEVCDLSKQSQHFNYTWMRHIRQQELCVAPQNKGFTLLPCDNSKPELRWLYKSSKTTLAEHLVAEFISHHMCLEAEPQGESLRLRPCEPGNTFQKWEFTQYHAQ; encoded by the exons atgatGAAGATTAGGAGGTACCTGAGGGGGAGCGGGAGGGTCCTGGCGTTCGTGTTCGTGGCTTCTGTGATCTGGCTGCTGTTTGACATGGCAGCTCTGCGCTTATCGATCAACGACGCCAACAGCCAGCTGCTGAAGGAGAGGCTGCTGAAGGAGAGGGATCTGGTCCGGCAGCAGTCCAGGGTCACCCAGCTGGTGAGGAGGGGCTTCAAACACCCGGTCCAGAGGCAGGAGCAGCTGATCAATACTGATCAGAGAAACCAGAGGCAGGGTCAGCTGATCAATACTGATCAGAGAAACCAGAGGCAGGGTTCCCTGATCAATGCCGATCAGGGAACAGGAGATCATGTTCTCAGAAATCATAGTGATGGAGCTGCCCTTTCTAAGTCTAAGGGCATCACATCTCAGCAGCATGCACCTGCAAAGAAAAAAGCAGTAAACTTGTATGTAAATATAACTAAAGCAACACAAGTGCCACAAGATCATACCATAAAAGCATCCTTAAAGAAGGAACTCATTAAAACCATGCCGATTAAACTAAATTCTCTGAACAACACAGAGTCGAAggcaaaagaagaaataaaggaTGGTAAAAAAGTGAGTCAGCTGCAGGCCGTGGACGCACGCCCTGTTAAAACAATTACTCAGGGTATAAACAAAGGAGAGAAGATCAAAACAGAGGTGAAACCAGCAAAGACGAATCCCCCGAGTATTCTGATTGTGCAGAAGGAGTCCTTGAAATCTAAAATCAAAGCAGGAGACGACTCTCTGGATAACTTCACCGCCGTCAGAAAATCAGGCGTCCACAAGGTGCTCTCTATGGATGCGACTGTCTCTCCCAGGAACGCCAACGCGGTGGGTCAGTTCGGTCAGCCGGGGATCCTTGCCAGCAGCGAAGATGCAGAGGTGAGAAGGAGATGGGACGAAGGCCATTTTAATGTCTACCTCAGCGACCAGATCCCAGTGGATCGAGCCGTCCCCGACACCAGGCCGGAAAC GTGTGCACAGAGCCTGGTCCACGACAACCTGCCGTCCACCAGTGTGATTTTCTGCTTCGTGGATGAGGTTTGGTCCACGCTCCTCCGATCTGTGCACAGCGTGCTGAATAGATCTCCACCACATCTCCTCAAAGAAATCATCCTGGTGGATGACTTCAGCACCAAAG ACTATCTTAAGGAGCAGCTGGATCGGTACATGGCCCAGTTTCCCAAAGTACGAATCGTCCGTCTGAAGGAGCGTCAGGGCCTGATCCGGGCCAGGCTAGCTGGAGCTGCTGTTGCCAAAG GTGAGGTCCTTACCTTCCTCGACTCCCATGTGGAGTGTAATGTGGGCTGGCTGGAGCCGCTCCTGGAGAGGGTCTATATGGATCGCAAGAAGGTGCCCTGTCCGGTCATCGAAGTCATCAGTGATAAAGATATGAg TTATATGCTCGTTGACAATTTCCAAAGAGGCGTTTTCAAATGGCCTTTGGTGTTTGGCTGGAGTGCGTTACCAGACGAGTACATTAAGAAGAACAACATGACCATTTCAGATCCAATCAG ATGTCCCGTTATGGCTGGGGGCCTTTTTTCTATTGACAAAAAGTACTTCTTCGAGCTCGGCGCCTATGATCCTGGTCTGGACGTGTGGGGAGGAGAGAACATGGAGATTTCATTCAAG ATCTGGATGTGCGGAGGGGAAATCGAGATCATCCCCTGCTCCCGGGTGGGACACATTTTCCGAGGACAGAATCCATACAAGTTCCCGAAGGACAGGCAGAAGACGGTGGAGCGTAACCTGGCGAGGGTGGCTGAAGTCTGGCTGGATGAGTACAAGGACCTTTTCTATGGCCACGGGTACCACCACCTGCTGGATAAAAAGGTCATTAACATTGGCAACCTCACGGAGCAGATGGAGCTGAGGAAGAGACTCAAATGCAAGAGCTTCAAGTGGTACCTGGACAACGTGTATCCCGACATGGAGGCTCCTTTAGTCAAAGCCGAGGGCCTG GTCTTCAGTCGTGGCTTAAGAAAATGCCTCGCCCTCCAGAAAGGCTCCTTGTCCTTCGAGGTCTGTGATCTCAGCAAGCAG AGTCAGCACTTTAATTACACCTGGATGAGGCACATTCGGCAGCAGGAGCTCTGCGTCGCTCCCCAGAACAAGGGCTTCACTCTGCTGCCGTGTGACAACTCCAAACCTGAACTCCGCTGGCTCTACAAATCCTCCAAAACCACTCTT GCGGAGCACCTCGTAGCAGAGTTCATTTCCCACCACATGTGCCTCGAGGCCGAACCTCAGGGCGAATCTCTGCGCCTCAGACCTTGTGAACCCGGCAACACCTTCCAGAAGTGGGAGTTCACGCAGTACCACGCTCAGTGA
- the LOC133445989 gene encoding uncharacterized protein LOC133445989 isoform X1, with translation MEMRLSLPDGSKLRREAAQESQVVEVMGGFPLDAFMIPDDPEERDVWSMEMGDDSVFYSDDEETIRPSDFGASKCRHLVNSVAECGINQKHDDDAGDGVIHTERREMEMTRKVSWTEEEFQKLGTAKAERTYVSDPGDAAAGFLRACEQLLQPKCTTPSVQTQYEPNKPAGKDVSFLLSSVNRRIQEEVKVETQTSNPNLFDVFNEEGCTRLNREADIPEQLSAEFKKSRDGQLQVLETKRSFQVHAELPENPRRSALPPLKKSACSAFNHLTSSGYSTVSYRRIRRGNTQQKIEDFEFMLMKQ, from the exons ATGGAGATGCGCTTATCCCTTCCAGATGGGTCAAAACTCAGACGAGAAGCAGCACAGGAATCCCAGGTAGTGGAGGTCATGGGTGGATTCCCTCTGGATGCCTTTATGATTCCAGACGACCCCGAGGAAAGAGATGTGTGGTCCATGGAGATGGGAGACGACTCCGTCTTCTACAGCGACGACGAGGAAACTATCAGACCATCCGATTTTGGCGCCAGCAAGTGCAGACATCTTGTAAACAGTGTGGCAGAGTGTGGAATCAACCAAAAGCATGATGATGATGCAGGAGACGGCGTTATTCACACAGAAAGAAGAGAGATGGAAATGACCCGGAAGGTCAGTTGGACTGAAGAGGAATTTCAAAAGCTTGGAACAGCAAAAGCTGAAAGAACGTACGTGTCTGACCCTGGAGATGCAGCTGCTGGGTTTCTGAGAGCTTGTGAGCAACTTCTACAACCAAAGTGCACCACACCAAGCGTGCAAACACAATATGAGCCCAATAAACCGGCAGGAAAAG atgtttcctttctTCTCTCCTCAGTGAATCGACGCATTCAGGAGGAGGTGAAGGTAGAAACACAGACATCAAACCCTAACCTGTTTGATGTGTTTAATGAGGAGGGTTGCACACGGCTGAACAGGGAAGCAGACATCCCTGAACAGCTGTCTGCTGAATTCAAGAAATCAAGAGACGGGCAGCTCCAAGTGCTGGAAACCAAGCGCAGCTTTCAAGTCCATGCCGAGCTCCCTGAAAACCCAAGACGGTCTGCTCTGCCTCCCCTGAAGAAGTCGGCATGCAGCGCCTTCAACCACCTCACCTCCTCCGGATACAGCACCGTGTCCTACCGCAGGATCCGCAGGGGCAACACTCAGCAGAAGATAGAAGACTTCGAATTCATGCTCATGAAACAGTAA